The candidate division WOR-3 bacterium genome includes the window GCAGAGAAACCGGCGTATTGGGGGGAATGCCACTCGATGCACTCAAGGCGAACTGGCTTGTGTTGTTCGCAGTCTGCGATCGTCGAGGACAGTTGGGGAAAGACTTCACTGAATCAAGCACAGTGACACCGCTGTGCCTGGATACCAGTTTCGCGGAAATCCCATATGCTGAGTCCAGCGGGTGGCAGGCACGGTTCTTGACCGCGAACCATATGTTAGCGGCCTCGCCGGGGTCAAGCTGGCCGTTGTTGTTACCGTTGGCATCGTTGACCGTCACCGAGACTTTCTCAAAGAAAACCCCGGAAAGCCTAGTCAGGTAATAGAGATTGGGAATGTTCTTGTTGCATTCGCTGCGGATGAACGCCGAATCATTGTACCCGTACCAGAAATCGTTGGTCGAAAGCTCGCAAGTAAAGGCGTAGGTAACGAACTTGCCCGCGGTGTCGGAGTACTCCCAATCAACGCTGACACCGTTGCAGGGATAGATAGTCTGATAGATTTGGCCGGTCCGGCTCTGGGAGTAGCCGTTGTTCACTCGGAAGGTATCTACCATTTCCTGAAGCACCGCCCGATCCGGTGGCGTGGTGTTGGCATATCCCCAAGGGTACATGTTGTACTGACCATAGGTGTGATAGTCCATGCAGGTACGGAACAGGCGCTCGTTCATGAAATCGCGGATTACCTGGGTCTCGGGTTCGGAAAACCTGCTCGGACCCCGATAAGTCTCGTCCGCCGGGTTGCTTGACGACCCATTGCTGCTGTAACCCCACTTGTAGCCGTAGTTGCGGTTCAGGTCAACGCCGATATTGGGTGGTACCGGTCCGCGGCGGTTCTTGCGCCAGTTGGCACTGGCCCCGCCTGAGTCCGAGTTATACACGTACCCGTCCGGGTTCATCACCGGAATGATGTAGATTTCGCGATTGTTGACAAGCCAGGTGGACACTGAATCGCGTCCGTACTCAGAGAGGATTCTTTCCGCAAACATCACGCAGCAGTGAGTACTCAGCGGTTCGCGAGCATGGGTAGCACCGT containing:
- a CDS encoding M14 family zinc carboxypeptidase, producing MRSAVMFVALGFLAATTAFALDRSGQIMEARVYFDDIRTLSLLGDLAGELDVCTWDEDEDGGYLVINTDDEQLARIRSAGLRAEVVWPDIREKFRYVTGVDPYDIDAGRNFGYFLTYWELEDTLDYLVSRYPTLCTKFSAGLSFQGRALWGLKISDNPSVAEDEPACFFNGATHAREPLSTHCCVMFAERILSEYGRDSVSTWLVNNREIYIIPVMNPDGYVYNSDSGGASANWRKNRRGPVPPNIGVDLNRNYGYKWGYSSNGSSSNPADETYRGPSRFSEPETQVIRDFMNERLFRTCMDYHTYGQYNMYPWGYANTTPPDRAVLQEMVDTFRVNNGYSQSRTGQIYQTIYPCNGVSVDWEYSDTAGKFVTYAFTCELSTNDFWYGYNDSAFIRSECNKNIPNLYYLTRLSGVFFEKVSVTVNDANGNNNGQLDPGEAANIWFAVKNRACHPLDSAYGISAKLVSRHSGVTVLDSVKSFPNCPRRSQTANNTSQFALSASSGIPPNTPVSLRLEISYTDAGRPYMQPVDFQITIGSHPVGVAEVPVATAPLLSVSPSPARNRVTFATGTESPSRLELFSVSGARLLDATVSGNYTFDCRRLASGMYFARVTNPAGASACRFSVTH